The genomic stretch AAGGTGCGCATCACGCCCATGTCGAACGGGTTCGGCGTGCGCTGGCTGGTCAGCAGGTAGTTGGCGCGCAGGCCACCCACGTCGGCTTTCAGCACCAGCACGTCACGACCGGTCAGGTACTCGGTCTGCATCAGGTCGAACAGACGGAACAACGACCACGGGCCGGAGTTCTTCTCGATGCCGATCGGGCGGCCGGCCATCTTGTCCATGACCAGGCTGGTGCGACCGTCTTCAGCATCGGTCGGCCACTTGAAGTTCATGGGCAGGATCGGACCGTGGCGGTATTCCATGGTCTTGTCGCCGAACTTGAACTCGGAACGGCTGACCGCCGGATCGAGAGTGTACGGCTCCAGCTTGAACTGCACGGTCGGCTCGGCCGGGTTGATCGAGAAGAAGCTCTGGCGAATGTTCAGTGCCGCAGCCATCTGATCGAGGAAGACCTTGGACACCGGCAGGCTGCGACCGTCGATGCTGCGCATCCGGTAGCTGCCCGGATCACCGCTGACGAATGGACGCATGTAGCTGTCGAAGAAGCGGTCGATGGTGCCCTGAGCCCGGAAGAACTCGCGGAAATCGCTGATCGCCACATCGCTGGTGCTCGAAGCGCTGAATGGGTAACGCTGGTTGATGGTCTTGCCATACACGCTGTACAGCTCGCTCTGATAACGGCCGTTCAGGTATTGGTAGGCATCGTTGAGCACCAGGCGCCACGAGTCTTCAGCCAGGACGTTGAACCACACGCTCAGCGGACGCGGCAGACGACCGGACGCATTGCGCAGGTTGGTCAGCGCATCACGCTGGCCGCTCATGCGGGTCTTGGCCAGTTCGAACGCGGCTTGCTCCGGCGTGCTGGAACGGGCGAGGCCCGCCAGTTGCAGTTGCAGGTCGTTGAGCGCGGCGAATGCCGGGGTCAGGTCAGCGGCCGGGCCGTTGTTGTCGTCGAGCAGTTTATGCAGCGGTTCGAAGCGGCGTTGCAGCGACTTCTTGGCGGTGTCGGGCAGATTCTTCGCCACGTTCATGGCCGAAGCCTTGTCCGCGACAGCGGAAGCGAGTTTGCCGACCTTGCCCAGTTTGCCCTTCTGCCCCGCCAGCGCATCGGCGGCGTCACCGGCTTCATCCACCGGCTCTGGGGCTGCCTGGAAGCGGGTGTTTTCGCGCACTTCAGTCAACAGCGCCAGCACCGGCGAGTTGGCCGAGGTCAGGCCTGCCAGTTGCTCGGCGCCTTCACCGGCGTCGCTGATCGGCGGCAGTGCCACCTGGCCAACGGCCTCGCTCCAGTAGTTGGCGTAGTCGCGGAAGTACAGTTGCTCCAGTTCGACCATCAGGCGACGCAGATCCATGTCGCTGATGCCCGCGCCTTCGCCCAGCACCCAGTTGTCACGCAGGATGTCGGTGACCAGCGCCGAACCCTGTACCGAAAAATACTGCTGATAGCCGGTCTGGGTATAGAAGCCCGGGATCACGTATTCGGTGCCGATGAACAGCGAGCCCTGCGGGCCGAGGTGCTGGCTGAAGCGATAGTCCGGCAGGTTGCGCGCCTGCTCACGGAGCATGCGGTAAACCACGTTTGCCAGCGATTCACTGCGCAGAACCTGACGCGCCTGAGTCACCAACTGCTCGTTGAGCGGGTAGATAAACGGCAGCTTCAGCAGACGCTCAAGGTGCGCGTTCAAACCGTTCTGCACCGCGGTGTTGCCGGTGTAGCGCTGCGACCAGTCGGTGGCGACCCAGTCCTTGAGCCATGCCGCGTCGCGACGATCCTTCATGTTCAGCATCAGGTACGCGCGCAGGCTGTTGATCAGCTTTTCGCGGTCCTTCATGTTGGCGCGGATCTGGCCTTCGAGCATGGTAGCGACGCGCGGCAGCAGTTGCTTTTCAAGCTCGCGCTCGTACGCTTCCTTGACCACCGGATTGACGTCCTGGCCCTGATACAGACCAACGCGCTCGTGGTACGCAGCGTCGCCCTTCTTCGGGAACACCTGAGTCGCGGCGTAGCTGGTGTCGAGGGTTTTCAGCGTACCCATGGCGTCATCGCGCGGCGACAGTGCCGTGCGTTGCTGCGTCCAGTTCTGCGCCAGATTGCGCAGGTTTTCCAGACGCTCGTAGTTGGCCGAGAAACCACCGGCCCAGAGCATGCCGAACAGCGCCAGGGCACCCAATGCACCGACGTACAACGCACGCTGGCCCCAATGGATGCGGCTGCGTTCGCGCTTGTCCAGACCGGCCAGATCGGCCTCGGGGAAAATCACCCGGCTGAGCAAGTGGTGGATGAAACGCGAACGACCGCTGCGCAGCGTCGGCAGCACGCCGGCGCTCATGCCCAGACTTGCGCCGATACCGGCAGTGGTCGAATCCATTTCGTGGGTCAGGTGCGGAGCGCTGGTCAGGTAGAAACCACGCAGCTGCGTCGCTCGCTGATAGCGGTTGCCGGTGAACGCCATGTCGACGAACAGGCACAGGCGCTCGCCGATCTGGCCCATCTGGTGCGGGAAGTCGAGGATGCGACCACGGCGCTGGGTGTCGCGCTCGGAGTGCATGCGCATGATCACCTGGCTGTTGAGGCGACGCAGCAGCTCTTCGAACTCGCCGCGCAGTACAGCCACGTCGGTGCCGACCTGATCCTTGCGGAAACTGGTACCCAGCACCTGATCGCTTTCTTCGCGGGTCAGTTGGTCGAAGAACTCGTCGAAGCCCAGCAGCTTGTCAGCCTTGCTCAGCACCAGATACACCGGCACATCGACGTGCAGCTTCTGATAGACGTCTTGCAGACGCGCACGCACCTGGCGAGCCAGAGTGTCGATGTCCTGCTCGCTGCCACTGGTGAGGGTTTCCACCGGAATGGTCACCAGCACGCCGTTCAGCGGACGCCCACGACGACGCTTGCGCAGCAGCTCCAGCAGAGTGGTCCAGGCGCTGCCGTCGACTTCCGAATCCGGCTGGGTCAGGTAACGGCCGGCGGTGTCGATCAGCACACCGTGGTCGGCGAAGTACCAGTCGCAATGACGGGTGCCGTGGGTGTCGCGGGTCAGCTTGCGGTCGATCTTGTTGATCGGGAATTCCAGCCCGGAGAAGTCCAGCAGGCTGGTCTTGCCACTGGCCTGCGGGCCGATCAGCAAGTACCACGGCAAGTCACTGCGCCAGCGCTCGCTGCGGCCGCGATACAGGCTCGAAGTCTTGAGGGTTTTCAGGGCGTCCTTGAAACGCTCCTTCAACTCTTTCTGCTCTTCTTCGATCAGGTCGTCGCGACGGATACGGTCCTGGCCATCTTCGGTTTCCTCGACGGCTTTCTTGCGAATACCGGCGCGCCAGCTGACGAAGACCATGGTCAGGCCCCAGATCAGGAACAGCACGCTGATGGTCAGCAACCGGGAGGTCGAACCTTCCCAGAACTTGTAGTCATCCACCGCCAACAACGGGCCGACGAACCACACCAGCAGGGCCACGAACAGCACCAGCAGCAAGGTCCAGACCCAGGTCTGGCGCAGGAAGGCGCCGACTTTCTTGAAAAACTTTTTCATCACACGTCCCTGTTTACGGCTGCGACTGCGGCTGGACCGCGGCCGGATCAAGCGGCTGATAAGGTTGCAGAACGGTGTCGCGCTGCTCGCCCAAGACCCAGGCGAAGCCCGAATACATCATCACCAGGCAGACGAAGGTGAACAGCACCACCATCCACGCCGGCACGATGCGCACCAGGTTGCGGCGCTGATCGTTGAGGCCTTCCCACTGCGGCGACAATTCGCGCGGCACGTCGCCACGCAACTGACGGATCTGCCGGTACAG from Pseudomonas allokribbensis encodes the following:
- the tssM gene encoding type VI secretion system membrane subunit TssM; this encodes MKKFFKKVGAFLRQTWVWTLLLVLFVALLVWFVGPLLAVDDYKFWEGSTSRLLTISVLFLIWGLTMVFVSWRAGIRKKAVEETEDGQDRIRRDDLIEEEQKELKERFKDALKTLKTSSLYRGRSERWRSDLPWYLLIGPQASGKTSLLDFSGLEFPINKIDRKLTRDTHGTRHCDWYFADHGVLIDTAGRYLTQPDSEVDGSAWTTLLELLRKRRRGRPLNGVLVTIPVETLTSGSEQDIDTLARQVRARLQDVYQKLHVDVPVYLVLSKADKLLGFDEFFDQLTREESDQVLGTSFRKDQVGTDVAVLRGEFEELLRRLNSQVIMRMHSERDTQRRGRILDFPHQMGQIGERLCLFVDMAFTGNRYQRATQLRGFYLTSAPHLTHEMDSTTAGIGASLGMSAGVLPTLRSGRSRFIHHLLSRVIFPEADLAGLDKRERSRIHWGQRALYVGALGALALFGMLWAGGFSANYERLENLRNLAQNWTQQRTALSPRDDAMGTLKTLDTSYAATQVFPKKGDAAYHERVGLYQGQDVNPVVKEAYERELEKQLLPRVATMLEGQIRANMKDREKLINSLRAYLMLNMKDRRDAAWLKDWVATDWSQRYTGNTAVQNGLNAHLERLLKLPFIYPLNEQLVTQARQVLRSESLANVVYRMLREQARNLPDYRFSQHLGPQGSLFIGTEYVIPGFYTQTGYQQYFSVQGSALVTDILRDNWVLGEGAGISDMDLRRLMVELEQLYFRDYANYWSEAVGQVALPPISDAGEGAEQLAGLTSANSPVLALLTEVRENTRFQAAPEPVDEAGDAADALAGQKGKLGKVGKLASAVADKASAMNVAKNLPDTAKKSLQRRFEPLHKLLDDNNGPAADLTPAFAALNDLQLQLAGLARSSTPEQAAFELAKTRMSGQRDALTNLRNASGRLPRPLSVWFNVLAEDSWRLVLNDAYQYLNGRYQSELYSVYGKTINQRYPFSASSTSDVAISDFREFFRAQGTIDRFFDSYMRPFVSGDPGSYRMRSIDGRSLPVSKVFLDQMAAALNIRQSFFSINPAEPTVQFKLEPYTLDPAVSRSEFKFGDKTMEYRHGPILPMNFKWPTDAEDGRTSLVMDKMAGRPIGIEKNSGPWSLFRLFDLMQTEYLTGRDVLVLKADVGGLRANYLLTSQRTPNPFDMGVMRTFRMPVQL